The Oscarella lobularis chromosome 12, ooOscLobu1.1, whole genome shotgun sequence genome window below encodes:
- the LOC136194090 gene encoding E3 ubiquitin-protein ligase SHPRH-like encodes MPDLTSNFYESPHLVAPGDVDGLYEIVLSNQETRKIPNDALVPAELIPTLRSYQKQALEWMLEREQKESKSLLPSWREIKLKDNSKLYFDTITKTFSKDQSSPPFEIFPPGGILADEMGLGKTIEILSLILSNPCPRISASAQRPVLPSDEQCDWEDNNHVINCVCGASTREGCPLQNWIQCLCCHQWHHFRCVKWALWKSEFVCPRCWTKAEPIASPTTLVVSPHSIAMQWKQEIEKHVQPGKLRYTIYNGVVQDGFISPYQLAGFDVVIVTYETLRSEFRHADVAYGKEGHNIRHSKRYVVKLSPLPAVKWWRICLDEAQMVESTSAKAALMTKRLHAVNRWCVTGTPIQQGPEDIYGLLLFLGVQPYCEKSLWKRLLYDPYVREKNARPLVDILKQLFWRTLKQDVLDELGVPPQTEEEKWLSFSSLEAFFYQREQESCSLQAERMIRGHADAEASLSSLRTATVKKMLGPLYRLRLACCHPQMVVHRDMPGLLSRNTMTMEQLLETMIARTTRECRDGHRQIIFALNGLAALHALAGNISLAVDKYREAISSWKEHGSTVETDLTQKIHTLYNLSELLNVNDSTCSRALSDDNIAEELEGLEEEFLSRFNARLSSEETNWDTQKKAVEECEERIGHDVSWWSDVIQVLELYNMDGQAVTSIRLILNEAQISGRNREGSSLAERFVNSAGLSYVLLTGLDKIQSCRRDVIKSIDELTRSKLTEEEVHVAAACHLRPTPSEHRPRCTVCHVEEIIKAYEAALFSKTQQAVTHRGDVEEDLFPEEDQENQEEDDDETEGRQTWADSEIEKILKTLFSMARNIQSNDDVSEEVIEQGRLHLQLFDTLKKEFKILRRLWVALSERVSGYDELAMSKTRLRFRSSDEPLTQPRDASIIERDEIILYQMRFEAELVSGQELLRTSLGHRSYLDTLSASQEEIEEINRAPCPVCRSELGVEWAVMTCGHSVCSSCCAVMSRPVAVATHTHGRILRCPLCRQLTRSDAVTFVRVNPVANDDAIPEVEGNHSAKVNAVVRCLMEIREDDAEAKTLVFSTWQSVLGILSTALTKNSISHRLINKKSTFQSFLTEFKESEDVNVLLLPLHSGANGLNIIEATHVILVEPALNTANELQAIGRVHRIGQTKPTFVHRFYIQDTVEDRMHALLRRKPSPNAKKQELGGACNLTVTEWAALFKTE; translated from the exons atgCCAgatctgacgtcaaatt TTTACGAATCGCCACATTTGGTTGCCCCGGGCGACGTGGATGGATTATACGAAATAGTCCTATCCAATCAGGAAACGCGTAAAATTCCCAATGACGCTCTAGTCCCCGCGGAATTGATACCAACGTTGAGATCATATCAAAAGCAAGCGTTGGAATGGATGCTAGAGAGAGAgcaaaaagaatcaaaaa GTCTACTTCCGTCTTGGAGAGAAATCAAACTGAAAGACAATTCCAAACTCTACTTCGACACAATAACTAAAAC TTTTTCAAAGGATCAAAGTTCACCGccttttgaaatatttcctCCTGGTGGTATCCTAGCTGATGAAATGGGTCTCGGAAAAACAATCGAAATTCTTTCCCTCATTCTCTCCAATCCCTGTCCCCGTATATCCGCTTCCGCTCAACGTCCGGTTCTCCCTAGCGACGAACAGTGCGACTGGGAAGATAATAACCACGTGATTAATTGCGTATGTGGGGCATCGACGCGAGAGGGTTGTCCCCTTCAAAATTGGATACAATGTCTCTGTTGTCATCAATGGCATCATTTTCGCTGCGTCAAATGGGCACTTTGGAAAAGCGAATTTGTTTGTCCGAGATGCTGGACAAAGGCA GAACCCATAGCGAGTCCCACGACTTTGGTTGTTTCGCCGCATTCCATTGCTATGCAATGGAAGCAGGAAATTGAGAAGCACGTTCAGCCTGGCAAACTACGCTACACTATCTACAATGGAGTTGTTCAAGATGGCTTCATTAGTCCATATCAATTGGCTGGCTTTGATGTCGTCATTGTGACGTATGAGACGCTGAGAAGCGAATTTCGTCACGCTGACGTCGCCTACG GTAAGGAAGGGCACAATATTCGCCACAGTAAACGATACGTCGTTAAATTGAGTCCACTACCCGCCGTCAAATGGTGGAGA ATATGTTTAGACGAAGCTCAGATGGTCGAAAGCACAAGCGCAAAA GCGGCTCTCATGACGAAACGACTTCACGCTGTAAATCGTTGGTGCGTTACGGGTACTCCAATCCAGCAAGGTCCCGAAG ataTATATGGGTTACTTTTATTTCTTGGCGTTCAACCCTACTGCGAGAAATCGCTATGGAAACGCTTGCTCTATGACCCGTATGTCCGCGAGAAGAACGCTCGTCCATTGGTTGACATTCTCAAGCAATTATTTTGGCGTACTCTGAAACAAGACGTCCTTGATGAA CTTGGCGTTCCACCTCAgacggaggaggaaaagtggctgtcgttttcgtcactgGAAGCCTTCTTCTATCAACGAGAACAAGAATCGTGTTCACTGCAAGCGGAACGA ATGATACGCGGCCACGCAGACGCTGAGGCGAGCCTTAGTTCCCTAAGAACAGCCACAGTAAAAAAG ATGCTGGGTCCCTTATATCGTCTGAGACTCGCTTGTTGTCATCCTCAAATGGTCGTACATCGCGATATGCCCGGATTACTGAGTCGAAA tacGATGACTATGGAGCAATTGCTTGAGACAATGATCGCGAGAACGACTAGAGAATGTCGAGATGGACACCGGCAAATTATATTTGCACTAAACG GTCTCGCTGCTCTTCATGCTCTAGCGGGAAAC ATTTCTCTTGCCGTTGATAAATATCGCGAGGCGATTAGTTCGTGGAAAGAGCACGGTTCCACTGTGGAAACCGATTTGACTCAG AAAATTCACACGCTTTATAATCTGTCTGAACTTCTCAACGTGAACGATTCCACGTGCAGTCGAGCCTTGTCTGACGATAACATTGCTGAGGAG CTGGAGGGCCTGGAAGAGGAATTCCTTTCGCGATTCAACGCTAGACTATCGTCCGAGGAAACGAACTGGGATACGCAGAAAAAGGCGGTTGAGGAATGTGAAGAAAGG atTGGTCATGACGTTAGCTGGtggagtgacgtcattcaggTGCTTGAACTCTACAACATGGACGGTCAAGCTGTGACAAGCATTCGCTTGATTCTAAACGAAGCGCAAATCAGCGGAAGAAACCGCGAGGGATCTTCGTTGGCAGAGAG ATTCGTTAATTCGGCCGGTCTTTCCTACGTTCTTCTAACCGGACTAGACAAAATTCAA TCCTGtcggcgtgacgtcataaagagCATTGACGAATTAACGCGCTCTAAGCTAACCGAAGAGGAAGTCCACGTAGCAGCTGCATGCCACTTGAGACCCACGCCAAGCGAACATAGACCAAG ATGCACCGTTTGTCACGTTGAGGAAATCATAAAGGCTTACGAAGCTGCTCTATTTTCCAAAACCCAACAGGCAGTCAC CCATCgcggtgacgtcgaagaggacCTCTTTCCGGAAGAAGatcaagaaaatcaagaagaagatgatgatgaaacGGAAGGTCGACAGACGTGGGCTGAcagcgaaatcgaaaaaattctaaaaacGTTGTTCTCTATGGCCAGAAACATCC AATCAAATGATGATGTTTCCGAAGAAGTAATCGAACAGGGAAGACTTCACTTGCAACTATTCGACACTCTCAAAAAAGAATTCAAG ATTTTGAGACGATTATGGGTCGCTCTTTCGGAACGCGTTTCCGGGTACGACGAACTCGCGATGTCGAAAACacgccttcgttttcgttcgtctGATGAGCCCCTAACCCAACCACGTGACGCCTCGATAATAGAACGAGACGaa ATTATTTTATATCAAATGCGATTCGAAGCGGAATTAGTTTCGGGTCAAGAGCTTTTGAGAACGTCACTAGGACATCGTAGTTATCTCGACACGCTTTCGGCTAGTcaggaagaaatcgaagagatCAATAGAGCCCCTTGTCCCGTCTGTAGATCAGAACTAGGAGTCGAG tgGGCTGTTATGACGTGCGGTCATTCGGTCTGTTCTTCGTGCTGTGCCGTCATGTCGAGACCCGTTGCCGTGGCGACGCACACGCACGGTCGCATTCTCCGATGTCCGCTCTGTCGTCAATTGACGCGAAGCGACGCTGTGACGTTCGTCAGAGTGAACCCCGTGGCGAATGACGACGCTATTCCTGAGGTTGAG GGAAATCACTCTGCTAAAGTTAATGCCGTGGTTCGTTGTTTGATGGAAATACGAGAGGATGACGCCGAGGCGAAGACTCTTGTATTTTCTACG TGGCAGTCCGTCTTGGGAATTCTTTCTACGGCGCTTACAAAGAACAGCATATCGcatcgattaattaataaaaaaagcaCTTTTCAA TCTTTCTTGACCGAGTTCAAAGAGAGTGAGGATGTAAACGTTCTTCTCTTGCCTTTGCATTCGGGCGCAAACGGGCTCAACATCATCGAAGCGACGCACGTTATTCTAGTTGAGCCGGCTCTGAATACTGCAAACGAATTACAAGCTATTGGACGCGTTCATCGAATTGGCCAGACAAA ACCAACATTCGTCCATCGTTTCTACATTCAGGATACAGTAGAGGATCGAATGCACGCACTTCTGCGCAGGAAACCGTCACCAAACGCCAAAAA GCAGGAACTAGGAGGCGCTTGCAACTTGACAGTGACCGAATGGGCGGCTTTATTTAAAACAGAGTAA
- the LOC136194099 gene encoding death-associated protein kinase 1-like isoform X2, with product MNTFWIDCACRWGNIFGVEWLVTHGADVNVKAGHGISSYSFACRSSVDTMKKILCLEEHGYILSPSDIIWAAGNQFSSFEKANEIFHHLVNEKGLSVDATNQLDGNTPLHFACENGSIFGVKWLMEHNADIYSVAKWGQTPLMSACLSFINRLAKVRYLGEKGANCQAKDHEGKTALFHAIDHYSECEDDEVKDVLRYLVKLGADLSATDKNKQNALHMAAKRGVDKSIIDLLIEKGCDVTCQDKNGKTPYEVAEKGETRALLRQHYDAARFSVLQQREKVRPDSIKFCVVGSEKAGKTTLVNSLLQLNEPPPKDEDRTPGVDIHNCENEEVGKGSWWDFGAQPTFHSAHGLFFQKSNTVFTLVLPIRGKVSSETIRRLLEEGQFWCAFTKASMRTRLSDEKSLIHLVVIFNLIGFNKEPGFKVCVKLEQVAKLLQEKFQKTFDISHVIEMDCSKSQSDCMKDCREKMKRIREEVLKTADGVPKLCHAIEEYLSLPDVKRKSPLAYFLTRDEFEKWVAKEVGITLNKDEKKVAVEYLESSGIIINLGDRICVRPVWLCRNVIGPLLAPDWFPVSLPREKFGKVSKEDIESALGTFESYLSKKGTPSPFVVAADEAIKVLRHLELCIRLEEGMYQITALLNDEIPANAWIEDSTFNVYRGQRYECAESVDIISPSSFVILQSRCFRMDNVSHIVWKDGIRLIKIVGSRLIQCLITMGVKKGHHCIDVVLRWASKDDCEAVAKEFLDELKSMIADVCDERSPGVILDWFYLDSSHLKQLNSDPAVYSSREVDQKVSGSSLDHKILSIRPEGDNDICIRDLVILAPEIEFPSGPFPADDEPVSNALMKACASIDGSKWETLAIALDISLNDRKDIGEFTRENFSRMFKVLELWKKQSTSSTVGQLLCAFREFCDISRRAIKKKFNELSGQ from the exons ATGAAtacgttttggattg ACTGTGCGTGTCggtggggaaatatttttggcgttgagTGGCTCGTCACTCACGGTGCGGATGTCAACGTGAAAGCCGGT CATGGAATTTCGTCATATTCTTTTGCCTGTCGaagttccgttgacacaatgaagaaaattctctGTCTCGAAGAACATGGATACATTTTGTCACCATCTGATATt ATTTGGGCAGCTGGGaatcaattttcgtcatttgaaaaagcaaacgagatttttcatcATCTCGTCAATGAAAAGGGATTGAGTGTCGACGCTACTAATCAA TTGGATGGCAACACTCCTCTGCATTTTGCCTGTGAGaatggaagcatttttggagtGAAGTGGCTCATGGAACACAATGCTGATATCTATAGCGTCGCCAAG TGGGGCCAAACGCCTTTGATGTCGGCGTGTCTCAGTTTCATCAATCGTTTAGCTaaagttcgctacttgggtgaaaaaggagcaaactgtcaagcaaaagatcac gaaGGGAAAACGGCTTTGTTTCATGCCATCGATCACTACTCAGAGTGTGAAGATGATGAagtgaaagatgttcttcgatatcttgtcaAGTTAGGAGCTGATCTTTCTGCCACAGACAAG aacaaacaaaatgcattgcatatgGCCGCAAAGAGAGGCGTAGACAAGtcaattattgatctattgattgagaagggttgtgacgtcacgtgtcagGACAAG AACGGAAAGACGCCTTATGAGGTGGCCGAAAAAGGTGAAACaagagctctccttcgacagcattac GATGCcgctcgattttccgttcttcaacaaagagaaaaagttcGTCCGGATTCGATTAAATTCTGCGTAGTTGGCAGCGAAAaggcgggaaaaacgacgttggtgaattctcttcttcaactcaatGAACCCCCACCAAAAGATGAAGATCGTACACCCGGGGTTGATATCCATAATTGTGAAAATGAGGAagttggcaaaggatcgtGGTGGGACTTTGGTGCCCAACCCACATTCCACAGCGCACATGggctcttctttcaaaagtcCAATACAGTGTTTACTCTCGTTCTTCCAATTCGAGGAAAGGTTTCATCAGAaacaattcgtcgtcttttagAAGAAGGACAATTTTGGTGTGCGTTCACGAAAGCTTCAATGAGAACGCGTTTGTCtgacgaaaaatcgctcATTCATcttgtcgtcatcttcaaTCTCATTGGTTTTAATAAGGAGCCGGGATTCAAAGTATGCGTCAAGCTGGAACAAGTTGCAAAACTTCTTCaggaaaaattccaaaagaCGTTTGACATTTCACACGTGatcgaaatggattgcagcAAGAGCCAATCGGATTGCATGAAGGACTGccgagaaaaaatgaaaagaattCGCGAAGAAGTGCTCAAG ACGGCGGATGGTGTTCCCAAACTGTGCCACGCTATTGAAGagtatctttctcttcccgacgtgaagagaaagagtccATTGGCCTATTTTCTGACGAGGGACGAATTTGAGAAGTGGGTCGCTAAAGAGGTCGGCATCACTTTGaacaaagacgagaaaaaggtcGCCGTCGAATATCTTGAGTCATCCGGAATA ATAATTAATCTGGGTGATCGTATTTGCGTTCGACCCGTCTGGCTTTGTCGCAACGTCATCGGTCCTCTTCTCGCACCGGACTGGTTCCCCGTCAGCCTGCCGCGTGAAAAATTCGGCAAAGTGTCAAAGGAAGACATTGAATCCGCCCTGGGAACATTCGAAAGCTATCTGAGTAAGAAAGGCACTCCGTCTCCATTCGTGGTGGCAGCAGACGAAGCAATCAAAGTTCTTCGCCACCTCGAACTGTGCATTCGCCTCGAAGAAGGAATGTATCAGATTACTGCTCTTCTTAACGATGAAATTCCGGCCAACGCTTGGATTGAAGATTCGACGTTTAACGTATATCGTGGCCAACGATACGAGTGCGCTGAGTCGGTCGAcatcatctcgccgtcgtcattcgtcATTCTCCAGTCTCGCTGCTTTCGCATGGATAACGTCAGCCATATCGTATGGAAAGACGGCATCAGATTAATAAAGATCGTCGGTAGCAGATTGATCCAGTGTCTCATCACAATGGGCGTAAAGAAAGGGCATCActgcatcgacgtcgtccttcgCTGGGCGAGCAAAGACGACTGTGAAGCCGTCGCGAAGGAATTCCTCGACGAGCTCAAGTCAATGATCGCTGACGTatgcgacgaacgaagtccTGGAGTCATTCTCGACTGGTTCTATCTGGACAGTTCTCATCTGAAACAACTCAATTCTGACCCGGCTGTTTATTCATCAAGGGAAGTCGATCAGAAAGTCAGTGGCAGCTCTCTCGATCACAAGATACTTTCCATTCGTCCAGAAGGAGATAACGATATTTGCATCAGAGACTTAGTCATCCTTGCACCTGAAATCGAGTTTCCTTCAG gcccttttCCCGCTGATGACGAGCCCGTGTCCAATGCGTTGATGAAAGCATGTGCTTCTATCGACGGATCGAAATGGGAAACTCTTGCTATTGCTCTCGATATTAGCTTGAACGATCGAAAGGACATTGGCGAATTCACTCGCGAGAACTTCTCTCGTATGTTCAAGGTTCTGGAGCTGTGGAAAAAGcaatcaacgtcgtcgacagtGGGCCAGCTTCTATGTGCGTTTAGAGAGTTTTGTGACATCAGCCGAAGAgctataaaaaagaaattcaatgAGCTCAGCGGTCAGTAG
- the LOC136194099 gene encoding death-associated protein kinase 1-like isoform X1, with protein MRTIRRIVTAYVMEASATKKAIDRLAKIIKKGNEDKLRRFLSAEKGFRSEQFNRRFPLFYYVAGREFDSAEEADEWLSYAFVQKIQVIENTSVFIFGGFRPLDCACRWGNIFGVEWLVTHGADVNVKAGHGISSYSFACRSSVDTMKKILCLEEHGYILSPSDIIWAAGNQFSSFEKANEIFHHLVNEKGLSVDATNQLDGNTPLHFACENGSIFGVKWLMEHNADIYSVAKWGQTPLMSACLSFINRLAKVRYLGEKGANCQAKDHEGKTALFHAIDHYSECEDDEVKDVLRYLVKLGADLSATDKNKQNALHMAAKRGVDKSIIDLLIEKGCDVTCQDKNGKTPYEVAEKGETRALLRQHYDAARFSVLQQREKVRPDSIKFCVVGSEKAGKTTLVNSLLQLNEPPPKDEDRTPGVDIHNCENEEVGKGSWWDFGAQPTFHSAHGLFFQKSNTVFTLVLPIRGKVSSETIRRLLEEGQFWCAFTKASMRTRLSDEKSLIHLVVIFNLIGFNKEPGFKVCVKLEQVAKLLQEKFQKTFDISHVIEMDCSKSQSDCMKDCREKMKRIREEVLKTADGVPKLCHAIEEYLSLPDVKRKSPLAYFLTRDEFEKWVAKEVGITLNKDEKKVAVEYLESSGIIINLGDRICVRPVWLCRNVIGPLLAPDWFPVSLPREKFGKVSKEDIESALGTFESYLSKKGTPSPFVVAADEAIKVLRHLELCIRLEEGMYQITALLNDEIPANAWIEDSTFNVYRGQRYECAESVDIISPSSFVILQSRCFRMDNVSHIVWKDGIRLIKIVGSRLIQCLITMGVKKGHHCIDVVLRWASKDDCEAVAKEFLDELKSMIADVCDERSPGVILDWFYLDSSHLKQLNSDPAVYSSREVDQKVSGSSLDHKILSIRPEGDNDICIRDLVILAPEIEFPSGPFPADDEPVSNALMKACASIDGSKWETLAIALDISLNDRKDIGEFTRENFSRMFKVLELWKKQSTSSTVGQLLCAFREFCDISRRAIKKKFNELSGQ; from the exons ATGCGCACAATCA GAAGAATCGTTACAGCGTACGTCATGGAGGCCTCTGCGACGAAAAAGGCC ATCGACCGATTGGCCAAGATAATCAAGAAGGGAAATGAGGATAAATtgcgccgttttctttctgcagaaaaaggatttcgatctgaGCAG tTCAATCGTCGCTTTCCATTATTTTACTatgtggcgggaagagagtttgattcggcggaggaagccGATGAGTGGCTCAGTTATGCGTTTGTGCAAAAGATTCAAGTCATTGAAAATACATCAGTTTTC ATTTTTGGTGGATTCCGCCCACTAGACTGTGCGTGTCggtggggaaatatttttggcgttgagTGGCTCGTCACTCACGGTGCGGATGTCAACGTGAAAGCCGGT CATGGAATTTCGTCATATTCTTTTGCCTGTCGaagttccgttgacacaatgaagaaaattctctGTCTCGAAGAACATGGATACATTTTGTCACCATCTGATATt ATTTGGGCAGCTGGGaatcaattttcgtcatttgaaaaagcaaacgagatttttcatcATCTCGTCAATGAAAAGGGATTGAGTGTCGACGCTACTAATCAA TTGGATGGCAACACTCCTCTGCATTTTGCCTGTGAGaatggaagcatttttggagtGAAGTGGCTCATGGAACACAATGCTGATATCTATAGCGTCGCCAAG TGGGGCCAAACGCCTTTGATGTCGGCGTGTCTCAGTTTCATCAATCGTTTAGCTaaagttcgctacttgggtgaaaaaggagcaaactgtcaagcaaaagatcac gaaGGGAAAACGGCTTTGTTTCATGCCATCGATCACTACTCAGAGTGTGAAGATGATGAagtgaaagatgttcttcgatatcttgtcaAGTTAGGAGCTGATCTTTCTGCCACAGACAAG aacaaacaaaatgcattgcatatgGCCGCAAAGAGAGGCGTAGACAAGtcaattattgatctattgattgagaagggttgtgacgtcacgtgtcagGACAAG AACGGAAAGACGCCTTATGAGGTGGCCGAAAAAGGTGAAACaagagctctccttcgacagcattac GATGCcgctcgattttccgttcttcaacaaagagaaaaagttcGTCCGGATTCGATTAAATTCTGCGTAGTTGGCAGCGAAAaggcgggaaaaacgacgttggtgaattctcttcttcaactcaatGAACCCCCACCAAAAGATGAAGATCGTACACCCGGGGTTGATATCCATAATTGTGAAAATGAGGAagttggcaaaggatcgtGGTGGGACTTTGGTGCCCAACCCACATTCCACAGCGCACATGggctcttctttcaaaagtcCAATACAGTGTTTACTCTCGTTCTTCCAATTCGAGGAAAGGTTTCATCAGAaacaattcgtcgtcttttagAAGAAGGACAATTTTGGTGTGCGTTCACGAAAGCTTCAATGAGAACGCGTTTGTCtgacgaaaaatcgctcATTCATcttgtcgtcatcttcaaTCTCATTGGTTTTAATAAGGAGCCGGGATTCAAAGTATGCGTCAAGCTGGAACAAGTTGCAAAACTTCTTCaggaaaaattccaaaagaCGTTTGACATTTCACACGTGatcgaaatggattgcagcAAGAGCCAATCGGATTGCATGAAGGACTGccgagaaaaaatgaaaagaattCGCGAAGAAGTGCTCAAG ACGGCGGATGGTGTTCCCAAACTGTGCCACGCTATTGAAGagtatctttctcttcccgacgtgaagagaaagagtccATTGGCCTATTTTCTGACGAGGGACGAATTTGAGAAGTGGGTCGCTAAAGAGGTCGGCATCACTTTGaacaaagacgagaaaaaggtcGCCGTCGAATATCTTGAGTCATCCGGAATA ATAATTAATCTGGGTGATCGTATTTGCGTTCGACCCGTCTGGCTTTGTCGCAACGTCATCGGTCCTCTTCTCGCACCGGACTGGTTCCCCGTCAGCCTGCCGCGTGAAAAATTCGGCAAAGTGTCAAAGGAAGACATTGAATCCGCCCTGGGAACATTCGAAAGCTATCTGAGTAAGAAAGGCACTCCGTCTCCATTCGTGGTGGCAGCAGACGAAGCAATCAAAGTTCTTCGCCACCTCGAACTGTGCATTCGCCTCGAAGAAGGAATGTATCAGATTACTGCTCTTCTTAACGATGAAATTCCGGCCAACGCTTGGATTGAAGATTCGACGTTTAACGTATATCGTGGCCAACGATACGAGTGCGCTGAGTCGGTCGAcatcatctcgccgtcgtcattcgtcATTCTCCAGTCTCGCTGCTTTCGCATGGATAACGTCAGCCATATCGTATGGAAAGACGGCATCAGATTAATAAAGATCGTCGGTAGCAGATTGATCCAGTGTCTCATCACAATGGGCGTAAAGAAAGGGCATCActgcatcgacgtcgtccttcgCTGGGCGAGCAAAGACGACTGTGAAGCCGTCGCGAAGGAATTCCTCGACGAGCTCAAGTCAATGATCGCTGACGTatgcgacgaacgaagtccTGGAGTCATTCTCGACTGGTTCTATCTGGACAGTTCTCATCTGAAACAACTCAATTCTGACCCGGCTGTTTATTCATCAAGGGAAGTCGATCAGAAAGTCAGTGGCAGCTCTCTCGATCACAAGATACTTTCCATTCGTCCAGAAGGAGATAACGATATTTGCATCAGAGACTTAGTCATCCTTGCACCTGAAATCGAGTTTCCTTCAG gcccttttCCCGCTGATGACGAGCCCGTGTCCAATGCGTTGATGAAAGCATGTGCTTCTATCGACGGATCGAAATGGGAAACTCTTGCTATTGCTCTCGATATTAGCTTGAACGATCGAAAGGACATTGGCGAATTCACTCGCGAGAACTTCTCTCGTATGTTCAAGGTTCTGGAGCTGTGGAAAAAGcaatcaacgtcgtcgacagtGGGCCAGCTTCTATGTGCGTTTAGAGAGTTTTGTGACATCAGCCGAAGAgctataaaaaagaaattcaatgAGCTCAGCGGTCAGTAG